One region of Candidatus Neomarinimicrobiota bacterium genomic DNA includes:
- a CDS encoding M48 family metallopeptidase — translation MVTTEKTQNHPGLGTICYVASQRAKRLNITVKSPDFVRVAVPAGIPISAAASFVESHRDWILKQQQRMLTEAHQSSKILVPLPEDITIAARTLSHRISVLAEKYHFRYNRITFRRQRTRWGSCSRENNISLNLKIDSLPTHLQDYILLHELVHTQVKNHGPKFWSTLNKVTANKARQLAIELRRYRLV, via the coding sequence ATGGTGACAACTGAAAAAACCCAAAATCATCCAGGCCTGGGAACCATTTGCTATGTTGCCAGCCAACGAGCAAAACGATTGAATATTACCGTGAAATCACCCGACTTTGTTCGTGTCGCGGTCCCCGCGGGAATCCCAATTTCTGCTGCGGCTTCGTTCGTGGAGTCACACCGAGATTGGATTTTAAAGCAACAGCAGCGCATGCTTACCGAAGCACACCAGTCGTCCAAAATTCTGGTGCCGCTACCAGAAGATATAACGATCGCTGCCAGAACATTGTCCCATCGAATTTCGGTCCTGGCAGAAAAATATCATTTCAGATATAATCGGATAACATTCCGCCGCCAACGCACCCGCTGGGGTAGCTGCTCCCGGGAAAATAATATCAGTTTGAACCTGAAGATCGATTCTCTACCCACACATTTACAGGATTATATCCTGCTGCATGAGTTGGTGCATACACAGGTAAAAAATCACGGACCAAAGTTCTGGAGCACCCTGAACAAGGTGACTGCCAATAAAGCTCGCCAGCTTGCAATAGAATTACGCAGATATCGACTGGTATAA